One window of the Allosaccharopolyspora coralli genome contains the following:
- a CDS encoding bifunctional RNase H/acid phosphatase: MVVEADGGSRGNPGPAGYGAVLRGDGGAVLAERSGGLGVTTNNVAEYRGMIAGLEAALEYGGTEVRVRLDSKLVVEQMCGRWKVKNETLRPMHTRATDLVNRLGAVTFEWIPRAENTHADRLANAAMDEQAGDGSAQAPNAAGAETAGSDSTASTTPASASWTGALGRPTRLILLRHGQTAMSVDRRYSGGGDVPLTDLGVRQAEAAGKRLASMDLGGVPVLCSPLQRTRRTAEAVVSQTGSELRAHEGLVETDFGAWEGLTFREAAEQYPELHRSWLGDPDVEPPGGESLNAVYERVSVACTDILARYAAETVVLVSHVTPIKALLRLGLGVGPAVFYRLHLDLASLSIVEFYPDGNASVHLVNDTAHLSATGVLE; the protein is encoded by the coding sequence CTGGTCGTCGAGGCCGACGGCGGCTCCCGCGGCAACCCCGGCCCCGCCGGATACGGAGCGGTGCTCCGGGGCGACGGGGGAGCGGTACTCGCCGAACGGTCCGGTGGGCTCGGGGTCACGACGAACAACGTGGCCGAGTACCGGGGCATGATCGCCGGGCTCGAAGCCGCGCTGGAGTACGGCGGCACCGAGGTCCGGGTGCGGTTGGATTCGAAACTCGTCGTCGAGCAGATGTGCGGGCGGTGGAAGGTCAAGAACGAGACGCTGCGGCCGATGCACACCCGGGCGACGGACCTCGTGAACCGGCTCGGGGCGGTCACGTTCGAGTGGATTCCGCGCGCCGAGAACACCCACGCCGACCGGCTCGCGAACGCGGCCATGGACGAACAGGCGGGGGACGGGTCGGCGCAAGCGCCGAACGCCGCTGGAGCTGAGACGGCCGGGTCCGACTCCACTGCGTCGACCACTCCGGCGTCGGCGAGCTGGACCGGCGCCCTCGGTCGGCCGACCCGACTGATCCTGCTGCGCCACGGCCAGACCGCGATGTCGGTCGACCGCCGCTACTCCGGGGGTGGCGACGTGCCGCTGACCGATCTCGGCGTGCGGCAGGCGGAGGCGGCGGGCAAGCGCCTGGCGTCGATGGACCTCGGTGGAGTTCCGGTGCTGTGCTCACCGCTGCAACGCACCCGGCGGACCGCCGAGGCGGTCGTGTCGCAGACCGGCAGCGAGTTGCGGGCGCACGAAGGCCTGGTGGAAACGGACTTCGGCGCATGGGAGGGACTCACGTTCCGCGAGGCGGCCGAGCAGTACCCGGAGCTGCACCGTTCGTGGCTGGGCGATCCCGACGTCGAGCCTCCCGGCGGCGAGAGCCTCAACGCCGTGTACGAGCGAGTGAGCGTCGCCTGTACGGACATTCTCGCTCGCTACGCCGCAGAGACCGTGGTGCTCGTCAGTCACGTCACGCCGATCAAGGCGCTGCTGCGCCTGGGACTGGGCGTCGGTCCGGCCGTGTTCTATCGGCTGCACCTCGACCTCGCGTCGCTGTCCATTGTGGAGTTCTACCCGGATGGCAACGCCTCGGTGCACCTCGTCAACGACACCGCGCACCTGAGCGCGACAGGTGTTCTAGAGTAG